The nucleotide sequence TGGCAAAACCGTCAAGGAAGGCGCCGATCAGATTGGACATGCCATTGATGTCGGTTTGAAATACGTGGCAAACAAAGGCTCCTCTTTTATCGACATTCCGTTGTCCGTACCTACCAAAAGCAATCGGGAGTTCCTGGAGTCGAGTGAGCTGCTGGACAAAACGATCTATTCCTTGATCGAAGCTCGTCGTAATAGCGAAGGAGAAGAGCACAAGGACTTGTTGGGGATGCTTTTGGCTGCGCGTGATGAAGATGATGGGGAAGGAATGACAGATGAGCAGGTGCGCGACGAGGTCATGACCATTTTTGTAGCTGGTCATGAGACGACTGCGAATACCATGTCGTGGATTTTCTATTTGCTGGCTACTCATCCCGAGGTGGAGAAAAAGCTGCATGACGAGCTGTCGACGGTGCTATGTGAAAAGCTGCCGACAGTCGAGGATCTTCCCCAGTTGAAGTATACGAATCTCATTGTACAGGAAACGCTGAGGCTCTATCCTGCGGCCTGGACGATTAACCGGGAAGTGGTAGAAGAGGTTGAGATAGGCGGTCACACGTACAAGCCTGGCGATACGCTGATGATGAGCCAATATGTCATGCATCGTAACCCACGCTATTATGAGCAGGCTGAACAATTCATTCCAGAGCGTTTTGACAGTGACCTCTTAAAACGAAACCCTGCTTATGCGTATTTTCCCTTTGGCGGTGGGCCGCGTGTTTGTATCGGGAACAACTTTGCTTTGATGGAGGCAGCTTTGCTATTGGCGACGATCGCACAGCGATATCGACTACGACTGGCTGAACCGAATCAGGCAGTAGAGCCCGAGCCGTTGGTCACCTTGCGTCCCAAGAACGGACTGCCGATGCGTTTGGAGAAAAGATAGAAAAAAATGGAAATAGGAGGCAAAAAAAGAGGCATCTTATCACTACGGTTTCGCCGATTGTGTCAGATACCGAACTGGGGGTTATTTATCACTGAAAGCAACATGCTTACAAAAATTATTTTACAAGTAAAATATAAAGAAATAATTAACTAGGAATAAATCTATATAAAGTAAGGGTAGCTTGTGAAAGCTACCCGTGGAAGAAGGGGATGGTGAAGGAGAAACTGCTTCCCATTCCCAGTTCACTGTTTACCATCAAATCTCCGCCGTGAAGCCGGACGATGCTCTTGCAAATTGTTAAGCCTAAGCCTGTACCGCCACTGTTGCGATTGCGTGATTTTTCCGCCCGATAAAACTTGGTGAAAATCTTCGGCAAGTCTTCAGAGGCGATTCCTTCTCCCTTGTCGATCACAGTAAAAAGGACATGACCTTCTCGTTGATCACAAGTAAGGTAAATGGAGCCATCCGGTTTATTGTAGTGAATGGCGTTGTTCAACAAGTTTTCCATGACACGACGCAGCTTGGTCTCATCCGCTTCGATGTGTAGTTCATTGGAAATACGCAGCTTCCAGTGAAAGGTGAGGCCTGCTTCTTTGATTCTTGGCAAATAGTCCTCAATGATTCCTCTCAAGAAGCTTTTGACATGAATGCGGTTAATGTTGAGTCGGACTTCGGAGCTTTGGGCGG is from Brevibacillus brevis and encodes:
- a CDS encoding cytochrome P450: MNITITGPKGLPISGNLMAFRRSPLQFIRDAAEEHGEVVHFRFGPSRHVYLLTNPDHIKEVLVSKQAHFRKGKGLQAARPVVGDGILTSEGKKHLRQRRLMQPAFHRERIANYGGVMVRQAVDLMSDWKTGELRDIHSDMMKVTLAIITETMFGKTVKEGADQIGHAIDVGLKYVANKGSSFIDIPLSVPTKSNREFLESSELLDKTIYSLIEARRNSEGEEHKDLLGMLLAARDEDDGEGMTDEQVRDEVMTIFVAGHETTANTMSWIFYLLATHPEVEKKLHDELSTVLCEKLPTVEDLPQLKYTNLIVQETLRLYPAAWTINREVVEEVEIGGHTYKPGDTLMMSQYVMHRNPRYYEQAEQFIPERFDSDLLKRNPAYAYFPFGGGPRVCIGNNFALMEAALLLATIAQRYRLRLAEPNQAVEPEPLVTLRPKNGLPMRLEKR